A DNA window from Impatiens glandulifera chromosome 7, dImpGla2.1, whole genome shotgun sequence contains the following coding sequences:
- the LOC124945045 gene encoding RING-H2 finger protein ATL74-like, whose translation MGMNTHRRLLQTESSSSSPQSYTAESEANFDTNMVIILSALLCSLIFALGLNSIVRCTLRCRRRLAGQTAAQEQRGIAGIKKRVLRQIPVAVYGKEVSFPATDCPICLGEFVDGERIRILPGCNHEFHMKCIDRWLLTNSSCPNCRQPLVARPEVMMMMISSRERDEPV comes from the coding sequence ATGGGAATGAATACCCATCGCCGACTTCTACAAACAgagtcgtcgtcgtcgtcgccGCAGTCGTACACGGCGGAGTCTGAGGCGAACTTCGATACCAACATGGTAATAATCCTATCGGCCTTACTCTGTTCATTGATATTCGCTCTGGGATTAAACTCCATCGTCCGGTGCACACTCCGATGCCGTCGCAGGCTGGCTGGACAGACGGCGGCGCAGGAGCAAAGGGGTATTGCCGGAATCAAGAAACGGGTGTTGAGACAGATTCCTGTGGCGGTTTACGGAAAAGAAGTGAGTTTTCCGGCCACTGATTGTCCAATCTGTTTAGGAGAGTTCGTTGATGGTGAGAGAATTCGAATCTTGCCCGGTTGTAATCACGAGTTTCATATGAAATGTATAGATAGATGGCTTTTGACCAATTCATCATGTCCCAATTGTCGGCAGCCGTTGGTTGCCCGGCCGgaggtgatgatgatgatgatcagttCACGTGAGAGAGATGAGCCTGTATAA